A genome region from Candidatus Manganitrophaceae bacterium includes the following:
- a CDS encoding DUF2309 domain-containing protein gives MMPSPGKMDMMQIAINKQKKTYSDSARMGLRGLVRIASEINSAFWPMRSFVANNPLHSLEYLDFETAIRLCKDKLGGSGYLSNEIYRDYFTSGRILEEDVDFALKPLAQDKKLQLGGREVSQSEVLRVQLLVPTSPPDAAGPKILLQHSKDRTGLENLAETLKRVFKGKALSECLAATQEADAEKLAQGQTLSHWCDSSFGTMIVDRINGEMIRWCGAFLDEGQAPWEMPAREKGFYMAWKAAALETWDGAGIRNIREKVSHLPEHPEDAILESLHFLGIPESAWENYLSRHLAALPGWAAFANWRARQAEYEWQQAYPIDLVQILAVRLWYEREWVSKTCQIELDAGEVKPCQAISTYMEKVPAQYFLRKERTAVNLPAWLSEEVDLLLYAGSSAGNKCWDQLASRYEMEEGPDRDRLSRLFDAWRLTALAAGLKINPERLTDLAVDELTTLLSWLDDFPESRHGPVWLEAFEAGYRHSLIKKLERRTGKAEGRTARPTASPVTRPLAQAIFCIDVRSEPFRRQLEHVGHYETYGVAGFFSAFIRYRAFGSHHETDLFPVVMEAKNVIHEIPRNTEEKRVSRHLAGAKLLHVGHTLFHDLKENVITPYVMVESIGWFFAFPFFGKTFWPVEYADWVNRLLKRFAPPIATTMTLDKQTRGEVEEIIASEQCVTVRQALRGWLERSVVNVPHNQIKALRDWALNSDHIKDATSENTHQKALSHFKSEADATAFVEQLRVRHRITLGWSSARMEQITRTGYTLKEQAFTVETALRVMGLTENFARFVLFCAHGSSNENNPFAAALDCGACGGNSGVPNARVLAAMANKREVRELLSKKGLVIPEDTCFIAAEHDTTTDVVKLFDLEDLSAVSQQALSPLIEDLKKAGIMNNQERCRSLPDFKAGLSPLEAVENVRIRSRAWNQVRPEWGLSGNAAFIIGHRRLTEGIDLAGRVFLHSYDEDADPEGTLLEIIMTGPQVVTQWINMGYYFSMVDNEVYGSGNKIYHNVAGRIGIMYGPTSDLRTGLPWQTVTKGNRPYHEPMRLLVLIEAPRARINPIIARHKILQHYYHNRWVKLIALEGGRYYQYLPSSEWVEE, from the coding sequence ATGATGCCAAGCCCAGGTAAGATGGATATGATGCAAATAGCGATCAATAAACAAAAAAAAACCTACAGCGACTCTGCCCGGATGGGATTAAGAGGACTCGTCCGGATCGCGAGCGAGATCAACTCGGCCTTCTGGCCAATGCGCTCCTTTGTCGCCAACAACCCGCTTCATTCCCTGGAGTATCTTGATTTTGAAACGGCCATACGACTTTGCAAGGATAAACTCGGAGGATCCGGCTATCTCTCAAATGAGATCTACCGGGACTATTTCACCTCCGGGCGCATCCTTGAGGAAGATGTCGATTTTGCACTTAAACCACTGGCGCAGGATAAAAAACTTCAACTCGGCGGCCGGGAGGTGAGCCAAAGTGAAGTGCTTCGGGTGCAGCTTCTTGTTCCGACATCTCCTCCGGATGCAGCGGGACCGAAAATCCTGCTCCAACATTCAAAAGACAGGACAGGTCTTGAAAATCTGGCGGAAACGCTGAAAAGGGTTTTCAAAGGAAAGGCCCTTTCTGAATGCCTTGCCGCCACGCAGGAAGCAGATGCAGAGAAACTGGCCCAAGGCCAGACGCTCTCCCACTGGTGTGACTCAAGTTTTGGAACAATGATCGTCGATCGTATCAATGGTGAGATGATCCGTTGGTGTGGGGCATTCTTAGATGAGGGACAAGCCCCCTGGGAAATGCCCGCAAGAGAGAAAGGTTTCTACATGGCCTGGAAGGCCGCCGCCTTAGAGACCTGGGATGGCGCGGGCATCCGCAATATCCGAGAAAAAGTAAGCCACCTGCCGGAGCATCCGGAAGATGCCATCCTCGAAAGTCTTCATTTCCTGGGCATCCCGGAGTCCGCGTGGGAAAATTATCTGTCGCGCCATCTTGCCGCCCTCCCGGGTTGGGCGGCATTTGCAAATTGGCGGGCGAGGCAGGCCGAATATGAATGGCAGCAGGCTTATCCCATCGACCTGGTTCAGATTCTTGCAGTCCGCTTGTGGTATGAGCGAGAATGGGTCTCAAAAACCTGCCAAATAGAACTTGACGCGGGCGAAGTCAAACCCTGTCAGGCAATCTCCACTTATATGGAAAAAGTGCCTGCACAGTACTTTTTGAGGAAGGAACGGACGGCTGTAAACCTCCCCGCCTGGCTTTCAGAAGAGGTTGATCTCCTGCTTTATGCCGGATCATCAGCCGGAAACAAGTGTTGGGATCAGTTGGCCAGCCGGTACGAAATGGAAGAAGGCCCGGACCGGGATCGCCTTTCCCGGCTTTTCGACGCATGGCGTCTCACGGCCCTGGCGGCGGGGCTCAAGATCAATCCTGAAAGACTGACGGACCTTGCCGTGGATGAACTGACAACGCTGCTCTCCTGGCTGGATGACTTTCCAGAATCACGGCATGGACCGGTCTGGCTGGAGGCTTTTGAGGCCGGCTATCGGCATTCACTCATCAAAAAATTAGAACGTCGAACCGGCAAAGCAGAAGGGAGAACAGCAAGGCCCACGGCTTCGCCGGTCACCCGCCCCCTGGCCCAGGCGATCTTCTGCATTGATGTCCGTTCGGAGCCCTTTCGCCGGCAACTGGAGCATGTCGGCCACTATGAGACATATGGCGTTGCCGGTTTTTTTTCGGCCTTTATCCGCTATCGCGCCTTTGGAAGCCATCACGAGACCGACCTTTTTCCGGTCGTCATGGAGGCCAAGAATGTCATCCATGAAATCCCGAGAAACACTGAAGAAAAACGCGTGTCCCGTCATCTGGCCGGGGCGAAGCTCCTCCATGTCGGACACACCCTCTTTCATGACCTGAAAGAGAATGTGATCACCCCCTATGTCATGGTCGAATCCATCGGCTGGTTTTTCGCCTTCCCTTTTTTTGGAAAAACCTTCTGGCCGGTGGAGTATGCGGATTGGGTGAATCGTCTGCTGAAAAGATTTGCACCGCCGATTGCCACGACCATGACGCTAGATAAACAGACCAGGGGCGAGGTGGAAGAGATCATCGCATCCGAGCAGTGCGTTACTGTACGGCAGGCGCTTCGGGGATGGCTTGAACGCTCAGTGGTTAATGTCCCCCATAACCAGATTAAGGCCCTGAGGGACTGGGCCTTGAACTCCGATCACATAAAGGATGCGACCTCAGAAAATACACATCAGAAGGCCCTTTCTCACTTTAAATCGGAAGCAGATGCCACGGCCTTTGTTGAACAACTGCGCGTTCGACACCGGATTACCCTCGGATGGTCTTCAGCCCGAATGGAGCAGATCACACGGACCGGATATACCCTGAAAGAACAGGCCTTCACGGTCGAGACGGCCCTGAGAGTGATGGGGCTCACCGAAAATTTTGCACGTTTTGTTCTGTTTTGCGCGCATGGCAGCAGCAACGAAAACAACCCCTTCGCGGCAGCCCTTGACTGCGGTGCCTGCGGCGGGAATTCGGGGGTCCCTAACGCGCGTGTGCTTGCGGCGATGGCAAACAAGCGGGAAGTCCGTGAACTGCTTTCCAAAAAAGGGCTCGTCATCCCCGAAGACACCTGTTTTATTGCCGCAGAGCATGATACGACGACCGATGTCGTCAAGCTGTTTGATTTAGAGGACCTCTCCGCAGTCAGTCAACAGGCGCTTTCTCCCTTAATAGAGGACCTTAAAAAAGCAGGTATCATGAATAACCAGGAACGCTGTCGAAGCCTGCCTGATTTCAAGGCCGGGCTTTCGCCTCTGGAGGCGGTTGAAAATGTCCGGATACGGAGCAGGGCCTGGAACCAGGTGCGGCCGGAATGGGGGCTTTCTGGAAATGCTGCGTTCATTATCGGCCATCGTCGTCTGACGGAAGGTATTGATCTGGCCGGACGGGTTTTTCTCCACTCCTACGATGAAGATGCCGACCCGGAAGGAACGCTACTCGAAATCATTATGACCGGCCCCCAGGTGGTCACCCAATGGATCAACATGGGGTACTATTTTTCCATGGTCGATAATGAGGTCTACGGGAGCGGGAACAAGATTTACCACAATGTTGCCGGACGGATCGGGATCATGTATGGTCCGACCAGCGACCTGCGGACGGGACTCCCCTGGCAAACGGTCACAAAAGGCAATCGTCCCTACCATGAGCCGATGCGCCTGCTGGTATTGATCGAGGCCCCGAGAGCGCGGATTAATCCCATTATCGCACGGCATAAAATTTTACAGCACTACTACCACAATCGTTGGGTGAAGCTGATTGCCCTGGAAGGGGGCCGTTATTATCAATATCTTCCGAGTAGTGAATGGGTGGAGGAATAA
- a CDS encoding 2-oxoglutarate:ferredoxin oxidoreductase gives MGQEKESAYRVVSGPEGLLPPAAALMGITLPEEGDGLVEGSIVSEAETMKAAATALLTRKNPTLFPGPLMLWGWDAHTREKTAPFFEVAAEIPGVRIIPMPDYRPIYPKIDPEAVINPCHPNLTIWHNKIEACVFIGVHCHYANITLKMVRAGTNCYTIALCAEAGHEDAMASIPNFDAEKLVRFRDALRQVKKDGLKPRYEGQGIIPSGWVQVAGLTGADVSKPDENSSFDGLSTEFAHELASGLDENEE, from the coding sequence ATGGGACAAGAAAAGGAATCAGCGTATCGTGTTGTGTCAGGTCCGGAGGGGCTTCTTCCTCCCGCGGCGGCCCTTATGGGAATTACTCTGCCGGAAGAAGGGGACGGATTGGTAGAGGGAAGCATTGTCAGTGAAGCCGAAACCATGAAGGCTGCGGCAACGGCCCTTTTGACCCGTAAAAACCCGACCCTTTTCCCGGGCCCTTTAATGCTCTGGGGCTGGGATGCGCATACCCGGGAGAAGACGGCGCCCTTTTTTGAGGTAGCGGCGGAGATTCCGGGGGTCCGAATTATTCCGATGCCTGATTATCGGCCCATTTATCCAAAAATTGACCCGGAGGCGGTGATCAATCCCTGCCATCCGAATCTAACCATCTGGCACAACAAGATCGAGGCCTGTGTCTTCATCGGCGTCCACTGCCATTATGCAAATATAACACTGAAGATGGTCCGCGCGGGGACGAATTGTTATACCATTGCCCTCTGTGCGGAAGCCGGACATGAAGATGCGATGGCCTCCATTCCTAACTTTGATGCTGAAAAGCTTGTCCGGTTCCGGGACGCTTTGAGGCAGGTGAAAAAAGACGGGCTCAAACCCCGTTACGAAGGACAAGGAATTATCCCGAGCGGATGGGTCCAGGTGGCCGGTTTGACGGGTGCAGATGTTTCAAAGCCAGACGAGAATAGCTCTTTTGACGGCCTTTCGACTGAGTTCGCACATGAATTGGCGAGTGGTTTGGACGAAAATGAAGAGTAG
- a CDS encoding P-II family nitrogen regulator, translated as MTSLVLHPMKEVRVIIPGEEQSFVIQILDTLKISGYTIIKNLSGKGRHGFHVSHPMFDETESLLMIMTVVPEEKVPPILSGLAPILDRDMGVMFVSDVAVSRLEHFSEPQGDG; from the coding sequence ATGACCAGTTTAGTGCTTCACCCCATGAAAGAGGTTCGGGTGATTATTCCAGGCGAAGAGCAGAGTTTTGTGATCCAAATACTTGACACGCTCAAGATTTCCGGCTACACGATTATAAAAAACCTTTCCGGGAAAGGACGACATGGTTTTCATGTCTCCCACCCTATGTTTGATGAGACTGAAAGTCTTCTGATGATCATGACGGTCGTCCCGGAAGAGAAGGTGCCCCCGATTCTTTCGGGATTGGCCCCGATTTTAGATCGGGATATGGGCGTAATGTTCGTCAGCGATGTTGCCGTCAGCCGTCTGGAGCATTTTTCTGAGCCACAGGGAGATGGATGA
- a CDS encoding NADH-quinone oxidoreductase subunit L: MQTFIAKLSILIPLLPLVAGLLIPILGKRIKENVYKIGLTAQVAAFFTALLALYQVSVGGPIQIGPLSFFGGNGIIPFGLFIDRLTAVMMVLVTSVSIVIHIFASRYLQEEPGYTRFYTLLSLITFVLLALVASPNLLMLFVFWQLLSWTLYLLLAYNITHLPSAQAAFKTLIILRIGDVFFLGGVILAYLVFGTLDFPLLFERAAAGPVSLSLLPGGLLTMDAVTAITLLIFIGAMSKSVQFPLHVWLPDTMHAPSPVSALMHAGIVNSGGFLLSRLAPLYGLSPTSLHVVFAVGALTTLIGALIMLTVNDVKKMLGYSTIAQMGYMIMECGLGAFALAIFHFIAHGLFKATLFLSSASTIQAAREEPKFPHSVNDAKPPAAFSPLTWGTGLFTTLLLPLLILLAAHDLFHIPLEEAHGAVIFLFFSWVTSSQAIISLYRLNAVASWKVAGAMVLALIFIVFTYLWAGELFTHFLFPEPGLADYYFQVAALPPFLFDSAVIVATLLIVLVWVNHYAEAHGRKFSKPVWMTDLQERSYVLCINRFYIDTLYVCLNKRMIYLANLIDKRVLARIP; this comes from the coding sequence ATTCAGACCTTCATCGCCAAACTCTCTATTCTGATCCCCCTCCTTCCGCTTGTGGCGGGCCTCCTGATCCCGATCCTGGGGAAGCGGATCAAGGAAAACGTTTACAAAATCGGTCTTACAGCCCAGGTTGCAGCATTCTTCACGGCCCTGCTGGCGCTCTACCAGGTGAGCGTCGGTGGACCCATTCAAATCGGTCCTCTCTCCTTCTTTGGGGGAAATGGCATCATCCCTTTCGGTCTTTTTATCGACCGTCTGACGGCCGTGATGATGGTCCTTGTCACCTCGGTCAGCATTGTCATTCATATTTTTGCGTCGCGTTATCTCCAGGAAGAACCGGGATACACGCGTTTCTATACCCTTCTGTCCCTTATCACCTTCGTCCTGCTTGCCCTGGTCGCAAGTCCCAATCTTCTGATGCTTTTTGTCTTCTGGCAGCTTTTAAGCTGGACCCTCTATTTGCTGCTGGCCTACAATATCACCCACCTCCCCAGTGCTCAGGCGGCTTTTAAAACCCTTATTATTCTTCGGATCGGAGATGTCTTTTTTCTTGGGGGCGTTATTCTGGCCTATCTTGTCTTTGGGACGCTTGATTTTCCGCTGCTCTTTGAGCGGGCTGCGGCAGGGCCGGTTTCGCTCTCTCTTCTGCCGGGAGGGCTGTTGACGATGGATGCGGTCACGGCCATCACGCTTCTTATCTTTATCGGTGCGATGAGCAAGTCCGTTCAATTTCCACTCCACGTCTGGCTCCCCGATACGATGCATGCCCCCTCTCCGGTCTCGGCCCTGATGCATGCGGGGATTGTGAATTCAGGCGGATTTTTATTGAGCCGACTTGCGCCCCTCTACGGGCTCTCGCCGACAAGCCTCCATGTGGTTTTTGCGGTTGGGGCACTCACCACCCTCATCGGAGCCCTGATCATGCTCACGGTAAACGATGTCAAAAAGATGCTCGGCTACTCGACCATCGCCCAGATGGGCTACATGATTATGGAGTGCGGATTGGGTGCCTTTGCTTTAGCCATTTTCCATTTTATTGCCCACGGTCTCTTTAAGGCGACCCTCTTTTTAAGCTCGGCCAGCACCATCCAGGCGGCGCGCGAAGAACCTAAGTTTCCTCATTCTGTTAATGACGCAAAGCCGCCGGCGGCCTTTTCGCCCCTCACCTGGGGAACGGGACTCTTCACCACTCTTCTTCTCCCTCTCCTCATTCTTCTGGCCGCCCATGACCTTTTTCACATTCCACTAGAGGAGGCACATGGGGCCGTTATCTTTCTTTTCTTCAGTTGGGTCACCTCTTCTCAGGCGATTATCAGCCTTTACCGTCTTAATGCGGTGGCATCCTGGAAAGTGGCCGGGGCGATGGTTCTGGCACTGATCTTCATCGTTTTTACCTATCTCTGGGCCGGAGAACTCTTCACGCACTTCCTCTTTCCCGAGCCCGGCCTGGCGGACTATTACTTCCAGGTCGCGGCCTTGCCTCCTTTCTTATTTGACTCGGCGGTTATCGTAGCGACCCTGCTGATCGTTCTGGTCTGGGTCAACCACTACGCTGAGGCACATGGGAGAAAGTTTTCGAAACCGGTCTGGATGACCGACCTTCAGGAACGGTCCTACGTTCTTTGCATCAACCGTTTCTACATCGACACACTTTACGTTTGTCTGAATAAAAGGATGATTTATTTGGCGAACCTCATCGACAAACGTGTTCTGGCAAGGATTCCTTAA